The genomic window TTCATGAAGAACAAGTAACCGTCGAAGAACTGATAATACCCATTTACAACGTTCAGTTAAAATTGTCATTGTGTATATTACggtaaataatattacctCACCTGCGGCATATAACATTGTTTTACTATTTTTAGATACAATCCTCTTCAAGCGAGGCACTTTCAAACGTTAAAtagtatattatatttcgATGAGCGTCATTCATACTTTACAATTGAGAATGTGCATCTAAAAACTTAATTAATGTACTAGCATAATGTtacatttgaaaatttcgAAGTCCAGACTCAAGAAGTCCACGAAGTAGTAAGTTACACACCCcacaaataatatagaaACAAAGGACAGTTCTATATATAGTTTTTTAATCCCCTTCTGGGTATTCGAAAATTTTAATAGTCTTCTCTTGGTGACGTACATTTATAGTTTTACCTTATAACGTTTAAAATCAGATACCCGCCAAGCCTTTTGCAGTTAAACTTTACGTAAAAAGTTactaataaagaaaaacgCATTACCCTACTTTCCATTTTCACCCAGACATTACGCCGCCattttgaaagagaaaTGCCGAAATTCTTAATCTGGGAGTCGTAAGTTACGACTCGCAGCCAATTATGAGCGTTTGCAAAGAACGTTATTTTTATGCACCTATGCTTCGAGATTGAACTTCGAAGGGAGTAGGGGCGTTACAAAATTGgcctttctttttttgagGAGacaatgttttcttttatcCCTCTCGAAGTACCACAGTCAAGGGACACGCATGTTTATGAAACCCTGCAGTCTGTAAAACGTTAATACTTGAAGACTTGTGCCTACTCTTGTACGTAAGGTTGTCTCAAACACACGAACCCCTTCGTATTTCCTCTTACCGGATGTAATACGGATAATCCGTAAGAGTGTTGTCGCTTACGTGGTGACTGCGCAAAAAAATAGACATGTTGATGTGAAATATTTGACTAAGAAGAGCTGCGCACAATACAAAcagttttctttatatttctaCGGTGTGCTGTAATGGAATGATTCACTTACAATGGTTTCCCTCGAGATAAATGGAGTTTCTCAAATTGAATGTCCGTACATACTTTGGGCTGTTCttcatatatttaaaaCGTATATctaagaatatttaaatgttCGATAACTATCGCCGGTAGTTTCAATTCCAAAGAACGCTAACCGTTGACGATCTTCATTCCCATTTAAAATACACATAGGGCCAAGACGGAATCTCAATACAAGACGATGCTGGAGAATTGTCGAATAAATAATTACGAGATAATTTCTCAAATCGGTTCCGGTTCTTATAGCCTGGTGTTTCATGTGAAAAACACTGTAACAAATGACGATCTTGCCTTGAAATgtatattcaaatcaaatataCCACAAATGTTAAATGACAACAGTATCGATGAAAGGAAGAAACAAGCAATATATCAAAATGAACTGGAAACTTATTTTAAACAGAATAACAACGTGTTATTCCTACCAAACATCGACTTAGAATCCATTATGAATCTAACGGATGCCCAGTTATCACAGATACCACACTATAGGGAAATTGCTCTACATTTGAAAGTTCATGAGCATAAGAATATCGTAACTATTCATCAAGTGTTACAAGGGACAAATATTACCTTCATGTTGATGGATTATTATCCAATAGATTTATTCACGTCAGTAGTAGATCAGAGACATTTCGCGAATGACGGACTTCTAATAAAGAAGGTATTCTTACAGCTTTGTTCAGCTTTGAAGTACTGTCATAAAAGGAACATTTTTCACTGTGATATTAAACCGGAAAATTTACTATTAgattcaaatgataatgttTACGTATGTGATTTTGGATTAGCAACAAATTCCAATTATTTCACTCCGAACGTTTGTATAGGAAGTTCATATTATATGGCTCCTGAACGATTACTTTATTCCAGTGATgatcataataattcaattacaaaTGAGACTACCCCTTTATTACCAAATTGTAAAGGTGACATTTGGTCCCttggaataatattaattaatttggTATGTATAAGAAATCCATGGTTAAAAGCCCATCAGTTGGAGGATACAACATTccattattttgtaaaggATTCcaatgttttgaaaaaaatcttACCAATAAGTGATGATTTGTATGAATtactattgaaaatgttcGAATTGAATCCATATCATAGGATAGTGTTAGATGAATTAATGGTCGAAATGGCGAATATTaaacattttgaaatcGATGGACCTTTACAAAATGTTCCAATTTTATCGAAGGAATCATATGAAcaattttcatcattctCTGTTTCTCAATCAACTTCTTGCTCTACACAAAAGAAAGAGCGACTCCTTGTATCTCCCGCAAAAAATATCACGGCTAATAACTATAGTTCATATACCACTGGTGCCCAAAATGAGCCCTTAAATTATAGCCATATAGATGATAACAACCGTCTATCTCCGTCATTAGATACCACACCGTACGACTCTGATACCAATGATGCTTTACTTAATAAAGGACTGCTATCGCGTAATACTGGCGTGATAGGGACAATACCAACAATAGTCACTGGATCAGGAGCAGAGATGACGACAAGAACTATCAGACAACCCATACCACATTCTTCATCGACATCCTCTGTGTCTTCCTTATCAAATAACAGGCCTGAAGATCATATACCAAGGAATCTACCAGGTGTAACAAGGTGCGAGGAACAGTTAACACACTAACAGAAATCAGCTGGAAGGATTTCTcataaagataaagaatgattatatttaatgtttttttttttttaataatctACATCTacttttttataatatatacgAATTTCTAACGAACTTTTTGACGATTCtcataattattatttcctctaattttttaaaattttgcTGCATAATTCTATAGTCTCATCTTCAATATGTTCAAATGTTTTACCATCCAACTTAACAATAAAACAATGTTGTTCTTTTTCAACATCGGGTAATTccaaatcattaaattgaGATTCCATCATATTTTCCTTCATAAAATGACCCATTCTTTGTTTCAATCGTCTTAAAATTTCAATCTTACTAGCatacaagaaaatgaaataaaaatccCCATTTGGCCAAACATTTCTAATTCTATCTctatatttcttcttcaaactAGAACAACTAATAATTGTTTGACCATCATCCTTCTTAGCATTCGAACCAGCTGTCTCAGCAATCTTCTCTAGCCAACCCCACCTATCTTCATCACCTAGTGGAATCCCATGAGACATTTTCTCTACATTAGCCGCTGGATGTAAATCATCACCTTCGACAAATTCAAGCTTGGGGAAATCTTTCTTAAACGTACGAAGAATTAAGTCGGCAATTGTAGATTTACCTGTACCTGCTGTACCGGCCAATACTATAATCTTTTCTCTTTGAGTTGATGAATCGGTTGTAgtcattttcttgtttcttgttttttgcTTCCTGATATTTCTATATATCTATACGTCAACCACACGATACCCTTATCTAAAACGAAAGATTCGCCTTCTCGAAACGTACCTGATTGATTGAAATTGAGAGTTTATAAACAATTCTCTTGTTTCTTCTGCTCCTTGTTTATCAGTGGACAAGTTACTTACTATCCCTTTCTTATGAACAGCAGATTTGGAGGGGAAAGAGAATTTTGTTCAACTTCATGACATAAGCTGAATATAGTAGTTGGAATAGGTTTCCTGCTGGATTTGGTGAGATTGTTCTTGCTGTCTCTTGGCGGCGGTAGGTTGTGCGTCGAGCTCTGAGGGATAACTGCGGGGTTATGCAAGCGGtgtttaaatatatttctacGTGCATAGCGTACGTGatgtaaaaaaaatggattatAAAATATCCAATAGACAGTGGTTGATTCTATCAACTGATTCGTTTATAATATAGTCTCCATTGCCTAAACAGCTGAGACTAAgtcatatatatagtaaGCCTCAAAGTTCAATATTTTACATAGTTTAACTATAGATACACTTTACGAATCAACAAAATAGatgtaataaaaaaaagtatGGATATATTCTAAACTCTATATGGCATTGCCGTCCCGCCCTGAGCAATAACCAATTTCTTGCAATGGGCTGCTTTGCTCTCAAGACGAGATATACGGTCTGGTGAGCACTTTCAACGACGGTTGTAGCAAATTTTATTACTTGCTGAAAGTTCGAAAACAAAATCTAACGTTCCCCATAATTTAATTATCGATATTCCCGAATTGggtaaaataatattgaagaattccGACGGAAAGTATTTTAACAGCTACCACTAGTCGCGGAAATTCTTTCTTCGTGCTCGGTAGCAAGGATTCCAAGGAAGAAAACCAAGTTACTAATACAGCACTGTTCATCAGATAGAAAGGCAAATCAATTCGTATATAAAACGAAGGAAAGCTTGTGATGAATTTTGTAGGCTGGGGGCGATAATAGACACATAGTTTTTAATTACATgatttttaaaaaaaaattagctTTAAATCTATTCAGTAAATATACTTATAATTGCGTTCAATGAAGGTTAGGATTGTAACGATTTTTCAACCCGAGAGAATAGATCCCACGAGGTTCACATATGACTTCAAAAGCTGGCTTATCCAGATAGTTTCTCTCACTGATAAAGGCCGTAGATCAGAGAAGATACAGGGTACAGTTACGCCTAACCTTACGTTAATGTGTGTAGCGTTATATGTGGTTAGATACCTAATAATTGTAGACATGAACCTGCTTGTCCTCCTCCATATATGTGTAATTAATGTTTTTTTATGTAAAGCTATTCAATATTCAGGGAGTTCTTGGTCGAAAATGGTCAGTTCAATTGCAAGCAAGAACCGCTGTTTGCAGCTCGGATATGATAACCATAAACAGTCTACTTTCCTCTCTCACTAAaacaaagaatatatagCATATGGTTGCATGCGTTTCGTTGTGTTCTCTGTCATTGAGCGCTAATGCCCATTAGCGGAGAGTCTCAGGGATGGATGATGCAAATTGCATGCAAATGTACGTAAGATTCTAAAACATGGAAGTGAATGGGAGCTCGGCGCCATGTTGGATAACTAAATCTATCAGTCTTTCATCTTTACTCTCGTGCAAATAAGGCCAGAATGCTGAATcagataaaatattttgtaaatcatcCGAGTTATAATATCTTCTCCATATTTctgaaataataaaatagcGTCGATTTACATTCTCATTTTTTCCTAGAGGCATTGCTTTCAGTACTAAATCTACAATTTGTTCCAAAAAGAAACAGTCTTTCGTTAAATTTCCACTTGCCAAAAACTCTACAAGGAAACGTAAGGTCTCCCATAATTCGGTCTCCTTGATGTGTGAATTATCGAAATAATGTTGAAGAGCGCCAAGGAACAGCCTTTGAACAATATGaattaaattgaatatgGACGAACCATCTATAGGAAACATGCCAAAATAGGAAAAGATTGCACGAATAAATGTCTTTTTACCAAATAGGAGATCATGCCTTTGATATATAAAATCTGGAAGATCCCCattaaattcttttatattCAAGTCAAACAaagttgataataattggTCTTGATCAATTGTCGGATCCTCCAAGAATTgcttttcaatattcttttctacATTTGGATGAATGAATCCATTGATAATTGGAAGTATATATTCATAGTTTGCAATGAAGTAATTGGTGAagaatttatcatcaaataCGGTTGGCGAAAGGTATTTAACCTTCGACCTCTGAACGGGATTTTTATCAGTTAACAAGGCATGAGCAGATAGGAATTCAAAAGGATCCCATAAGTATTTCTCCCAAAAAAGGTCAGAGACTAAAGTTGGGTAAGGTCGAAGAAACCTATAAAATGTTTTATTTACCAAAGGTAACGAGTTGACATCTTGTGACAAAACGAATATCCTTTGTATAATTTCTCCCGGAAGAGCTTGCAAATTTATCTTTTCAGTGGCCCTTATCTTACGGGTTAGCTCTACTGTCATTGTAGGATTAGTACGTACATCAGTTTTGTCTATAGCATGAACCACATATAGATCACTGGTGGTTGCTGACCGATCTTTGGCTCTGTGAGCTTTCCGATGGCGGGCATCATAATACACTGGAAATTCATCATgatgttttatttttctcctCTTATGATGCCTGGTAGGATATCCAACGGTTGTGAACCCCATTAGTATCTCTCAAACTTATCAGCTGTCTTCACCATTTGCCCTTACCGAGTTGATAAATGTGAAAAGTTTCACTGCATTTTGTACGTTTGAGTGAAGCTCATCTGTGTTTTCTATGCCTCCAGATAGTTTTAGGTCACGTTTTTATGCTTAAGGTTAACAGAACGTTATTACAGAACactaagaagaaaaaggcCGCATAAACCAAAAAATGGTCTGAGGAAAAGTTTTCACACGACAAGTTTTTCCGAATaaaatttttggaattgaaatttcCGCCCATTGTTCTCATTCTGTTCTTCTCGTAACAAAATAACAAAACCAAAGTTCTTCCTGGTAAACTTTTTAGTTACTTTTTCCCCGAGAACTTCGCAGAATTTCCAACtaaaataaacataaatttttcagtttaTTCGAGGAAAGTTCCACAGAAAATACCGTGCAAAGGGCAGGTTCCGTGGGTCGAAGCAATTTGCTTTAACTTTAAGAATATTAGAACCTATATCTGCCGTGAAGAGAAGTGGGCTTTTTCTGTAAACAGCCGGCTACCTTTACGTATTGTTTACCTCTTggttatttatttatttatttgcttgtttgtttatttgtttgtttgtttttgtttacCACGAACCAAAGATAGATTTCTACCTTTATTAGAAGAACTCTTTAGTAACAAGATCGTGGAATTTTGTACTGAGTTTGAAATCTAACGATCATCACTTTCTATACCATATTGGATTTGAGCCTCAAACAACGTCAAACAAGTTGccttattattttgaattgcAAGTGAAATTACGATCGGCATACATATGACTAGAAACCAGATATAGAAAGAAATTATGACTGTCTCTAAACCTATATCAACCGTTCTATTGGTAGGTAATAACCCGAATATAACATTCTATACATCAAGATTACAAaatgcaaataataacCTAGATTTATTCCATGTGAGTGATTCTAAATCTAACATTTTTAGCATTGAAACGGAAACTTATGGTAAGGAACAATTTGAATTGGATAATCATTTTACTTCCATCGACCATTTAATTGAAGCTTTAAACCAAATCTCCTCAGGTCAAATTTTCTTCGATTTGATCATTTTGAATGCCTCTTCTTTACAACAATTATCCTTAATATCCTCTCAGCTAAAACATTTAATTAATCAAGATTCTATAATCGTTATAGAATCATCAGGTTTCATTCAAATAGATTCTTACTTCAACGGGCTAGACTCTCAAAACATTATAGTCAATATCTTATCCGATTATAATATTTGTCAGATAAATCCAAATGGATATAAACAGTTAAATAACAAGTCAACTAAttctaaattttcattaacttTGGGAAAAAGTGACAATATAAACAGCATTGAATATCCAAAGGAAactaaaacaaaattacaaaatctTGAAACTTTCTTAAAGAAATTCTTTACCAATGATACAATCGACTTTTGTGATTATTCACCTTCCAAATTTTCTACCAAGGAATGGTCAATGGCCATCCCAAAAATTTGTTTGGACCCTCTCTTAGTTTTACTAGAGGAAAACGAACCAACTGATCTGTTAGATAACATCCTTGCAAAACCATTAATATCCGGATTAATAACTGAAACAATGACCATAGCAAAGACACTAAACGTTAAATTAGATACTAACATTGATAACGAAGATAAAATCTTGAAGGTTTGGAGCGATAATTATTCAGAAAATACAGAAGGTAAGAATGAAAACGTACCTTCAATATTGTAccatttcattaataaatcaaatatacctttgaattttgatttattggTCTTACAACCAATTTTATTAGCTGATAATTTCGGTATTAAGACTCcatatttggaatttttgTTCGCTATGTTATcacaatttgaaaaaattaatttaaatcaatCGAAATGGTTTACTAGAACAATCGATTATAATAGTCTTTTGaaggaaaatgatgaattgcGAAAGGAACTGAAGACCAATAAGAAAGTGTCGAACGatgaaaagattgaaaatgatttgaatgCTAAACAATTTTTAGACAGGattaatgaattacaaGGTCAATTAGATGCGTCCAAATgtgaaattgaaacattGAAGGCCTCGATTAGTCATTCTAATGAAGACAACCCTTCTGCGGGATTAGGTATTATCAAATCtaaaagtaataataatagtattgAGCCTGATCACGATAGAAGTCTTGTAGCTCCTTCTATGATAAGTGAGAGAAGCCAAGAAAAACCATTGGATATACCAAGttataacaacaataataagGATAATAAGGATAACTCCTTGGAAAACGatgaaaaagaacaatCCTTAAAAGAAAGGGAAATTGAATTACAAAGGAAAGAACTAGATTTGAAACAAAGGGAATTAGTATTCAAGCAACAATCTATTCTCCAGCAACAACGTCAAATAACTCATAAACAGCAACAGTACTACCAATCGCCTCAGTTGCCAACTGAAACATTTGCCACTCCGCCAAGATCACCTGTCATTAACAACCATAGTTCTAATGACTCAAGGAAAGCTTCTTATACAAAACTCCataatatcaataagaATGGACGTAGTACTTCCAACACTAATCCGACATTATTAGCAAATAACTTTGTGGATCCAATTTCCTCAGGATTGCCTCCATTGCAAACTTCAAACATGGATAGCTTTGGTGAATCGTCATCTTCACCAAATGTTCCatatcatcaacatcacGCTATAAAACCAACAAGTAGGAAAAATAGAACAAGTAATATGCCAAGGATTGGGAATCCGTCGAGTTTAACTTCCAATAgcttaaataataatactagtAATCCATCTACTCCACTTTCACCTGGATTCGGTTCAACTCGTGTATCGTCCTTTCCCTCTCCACCACTGAATAATCAtcataataacaataacaatggtattaataattataaattaagggataatattttgaatacaAGTGGACTCGATATGCCAACTCCGAACAAGGTAAGGAATTCCCCAGTACTTGGcgtaaataataataataaccataacaataacaataataatggacAAAGGCAGATAAGTACAAGTACTATGTTAGATCATGCAACAGAGAATAAATTCCCGATCAACGGAGGTCCTGCGCCAATTGACTCAGACTTACCATCAGGACCAAATGTTAACAGCATGTCTCCTACTATACCTGAGTTGGCACAACCTAAATACCAATTTAGTAGTTTCTCTAACACTAACTCTAATTCAAATCCATCATCTAATGATACCACTGCTGATACTTCTAATGAACATACTGGAGAAACAGACGATAATGGTGCTCACGCGGCTGATGGATcagagaagaaaaagaagaagaagtttGGTGGTTTATTCAAAAAGAAggacaagaagaagaaataataataaactaaCGAAGGATATTGAATCAGATGCcattgtattatattaaattaatagtgaaaaaaaacaatctGTTAAAATTCGACGTACTTTACGTTCTTataaataatcaatacaATTACtaaaatatacaaagaGAAAACTGTATTGTaatataacaaaaaaataccTATTtaatcattatttaattgtaaTTCTCCCCCTTTTTGTAAATGTCTGTACATGAGATTAAAAAAATAGGCTTTAGTTTTATCTTTCCTGACATTTTTACGTACGTACCccattgaaaatttcagcggcagcaacaacaagtGGGAAATTTCCAAATCGAAAATACGATACAACTTTCCTTACAAAGAAACAGATTCTTCAAGCTATAGACCAATTCttattgatttcttctGCTCTTCCACCTAAATCAAACAACACAACACTACGTATCAATTAACATACAATGCCAGTCgatcaagaaaaattagctaaactacaaaaattatcagCTAAGAACAAAGTTGGTGGTActagaagaaaattaaCTAAGAAGACTGGTTCTACAGCCAACGCTAACAAAGATGATACCAAATTACAAGCTCAATTAGCCAAATTGAATGCCATTACAGTTGATAATGTCGCAGAAgccaatttcttcaaagcaGATGGGAAAGTTTTACATTTCAATAGAGTTGGTGTCCAAATGGCGTCACAATCAAACACTTCTGTATTCTATGGGCTACcacaagaaaagaatttacaagatttgtttccaaatattatttctcAAATGGGTGAAGAATCTATTCAAGCTTTGACTCAATTGGCTTCTCAAATTCAAGGCAGTCAAAAGAATGGTAAAGAAGCTGCCGAGGAA from Naumovozyma dairenensis CBS 421 chromosome 3, complete genome includes these protein-coding regions:
- the VHS1 gene encoding putative serine/threonine protein kinase VHS1 (similar to Saccharomyces cerevisiae VHS1 (YDR247W) and SKS1 (YPL026C); ancestral locus Anc_8.477) yields the protein MLENCRINNYEIISQIGSGSYSLVFHVKNTVTNDDLALKCIFKSNIPQMLNDNSIDERKKQAIYQNELETYFKQNNNVLFLPNIDLESIMNLTDAQLSQIPHYREIALHLKVHEHKNIVTIHQVLQGTNITFMLMDYYPIDLFTSVVDQRHFANDGLLIKKVFLQLCSALKYCHKRNIFHCDIKPENLLLDSNDNVYVCDFGLATNSNYFTPNVCIGSSYYMAPERLLYSSDDHNNSITNETTPLLPNCKGDIWSLGIILINLVCIRNPWLKAHQLEDTTFHYFVKDSNVLKKILPISDDLYELLLKMFELNPYHRIVLDELMVEMANIKHFEIDGPLQNVPILSKESYEQFSSFSVSQSTSCSTQKKERLLVSPAKNITANNYSSYTTGAQNEPLNYSHIDDNNRLSPSLDTTPYDSDTNDALLNKGLLSRNTGVIGTIPTIVTGSGAEMTTRTIRQPIPHSSSTSSVSSLSNNRPEDHIPRNLPGVTRCEEQLTH
- the NDAI0C05180 gene encoding uncharacterized protein (similar to Saccharomyces cerevisiae YDR249C; ancestral locus Anc_8.483), which codes for MGFTTVGYPTRHHKRRKIKHHDEFPVYYDARHRKAHRAKDRSATTSDLYVVHAIDKTDVRTNPTMTVELTRKIRATEKINLQALPGEIIQRIFVLSQDVNSLPLVNKTFYRFLRPYPTLVSDLFWEKYLWDPFEFLSAHALLTDKNPVQRSKVKYLSPTVFDDKFFTNYFIANYEYILPIINGFIHPNVEKNIEKQFLEDPTIDQDQLLSTLFDLNIKEFNGDLPDFIYQRHDLLFGKKTFIRAIFSYFGMFPIDGSSIFNLIHIVQRLFLGALQHYFDNSHIKETELWETLRFLVEFLASGNLTKDCFFLEQIVDLVLKAMPLGKNENVNRRYFIISEIWRRYYNSDDLQNILSDSAFWPYLHESKDERLIDLVIQHGAELPFTSMF
- the BTT1 gene encoding CCR4-NOT core subunit BTT1 (similar to Saccharomyces cerevisiae BTT1 (YDR252W) and EGD1 (YPL037C); ancestral locus Anc_8.485) yields the protein MPVDQEKLAKLQKLSAKNKVGGTRRKLTKKTGSTANANKDDTKLQAQLAKLNAITVDNVAEANFFKADGKVLHFNRVGVQMASQSNTSVFYGLPQEKNLQDLFPNIISQMGEESIQALTQLASQIQGSQKNGKEAAEEETEIKDDSIPELTEGQTFD
- the PAM1 gene encoding Pam1p (similar to Saccharomyces cerevisiae PAM1 (YDR251W) and SVL3 (YPL032C); ancestral locus Anc_8.484), with translation MTVSKPISTVLLVGNNPNITFYTSRLQNANNNLDLFHVSDSKSNIFSIETETYGKEQFELDNHFTSIDHLIEALNQISSGQIFFDLIILNASSLQQLSLISSQLKHLINQDSIIVIESSGFIQIDSYFNGLDSQNIIVNILSDYNICQINPNGYKQLNNKSTNSKFSLTLGKSDNINSIEYPKETKTKLQNLETFLKKFFTNDTIDFCDYSPSKFSTKEWSMAIPKICLDPLLVLLEENEPTDLLDNILAKPLISGLITETMTIAKTLNVKLDTNIDNEDKILKVWSDNYSENTEGKNENVPSILYHFINKSNIPLNFDLLVLQPILLADNFGIKTPYLEFLFAMLSQFEKINLNQSKWFTRTIDYNSLLKENDELRKELKTNKKVSNDEKIENDLNAKQFLDRINELQGQLDASKCEIETLKASISHSNEDNPSAGLGIIKSKSNNNSIEPDHDRSLVAPSMISERSQEKPLDIPSYNNNNKDNKDNSLENDEKEQSLKEREIELQRKELDLKQRELVFKQQSILQQQRQITHKQQQYYQSPQLPTETFATPPRSPVINNHSSNDSRKASYTKLHNINKNGRSTSNTNPTLLANNFVDPISSGLPPLQTSNMDSFGESSSSPNVPYHQHHAIKPTSRKNRTSNMPRIGNPSSLTSNSLNNNTSNPSTPLSPGFGSTRVSSFPSPPLNNHHNNNNNGINNYKLRDNILNTSGLDMPTPNKVRNSPVLGVNNNNNHNNNNNNGQRQISTSTMLDHATENKFPINGGPAPIDSDLPSGPNVNSMSPTIPELAQPKYQFSSFSNTNSNSNPSSNDTTADTSNEHTGETDDNGAHAADGSEKKKKKKFGGLFKKKDKKKK
- the NDAI0C05170 gene encoding gluconokinase (similar to Saccharomyces cerevisiae YDR248C; ancestral locus Anc_8.478), encoding MTTTDSSTQREKIIVLAGTAGTGKSTIADLILRTFKKDFPKLEFVEGDDLHPAANVEKMSHGIPLGDEDRWGWLEKIAETAGSNAKKDDGQTIISCSSLKKKYRDRIRNVWPNGDFYFIFLYASKIEILRRLKQRMGHFMKENMMESQFNDLELPDVEKEQHCFIVKLDGKTFEHIEDETIELCSKILKN